A genomic window from Aestuariirhabdus litorea includes:
- the ggt gene encoding gamma-glutamyltransferase gives MTSLPPPLTTALKQTAPLLLALLMVAPAGGDAILEGDRAIPQQANAGMVVTSHTLATQAALEVLADDGNAIDAAVTAGFVLAVVQPRSGNIGGGGFMLIANDPTQQVVAIDYRETAPAAATRTMFIDAQGEVDTGLSRFSHLSAGVPGTVDGLLLALERYGSIDRKRALAPAIKLAREGFIVPPRFTQGFEQSSKRLLSDDTTASLFYKKDGTAHQPGERFTQPQLAATLTRIAEQGREGFYAGETARLISQQMKRQGGLISAQDLANYRAKVRKPLKGRYRGYEIYSMPPPSSGGVHIIQMLELLEPYPIAELGHNSARTIHLMAEAMKLAYADRATHLGDSDFVAVPVEGLLSNTYIDRRRQLINSERATPSSTIQEGNPAAYESEETTHFSVADRFGNLVSNTYTLNFSYGSGISVAGAGFLLNNQMDDFSAKPGSANAYGLTGADKNSIAANKRMLSSMSPTIVRHNNRNLMATGTPGGPRIITTTLQVIMNVLDHGMNIQEAVNAPRVHHQWLPDSLRIESGISPDTRALLTSMGYQLRTGPAMGASQSIYIDEAGIMQGAADPRRDTSSAMGLWQPPRR, from the coding sequence ATGACCTCTCTGCCTCCCCCCCTGACGACTGCTCTCAAACAGACCGCCCCTCTTCTGCTGGCGCTGCTTATGGTAGCGCCCGCCGGTGGTGACGCGATTCTGGAGGGGGACCGGGCCATTCCCCAGCAAGCCAATGCGGGCATGGTGGTGACCAGCCACACCCTCGCCACACAAGCCGCACTTGAAGTGCTGGCTGATGATGGGAATGCCATCGACGCCGCTGTAACGGCAGGTTTTGTGCTGGCAGTGGTACAGCCCCGTTCAGGCAATATCGGCGGGGGTGGCTTTATGCTGATTGCCAACGACCCAACTCAACAGGTGGTCGCCATTGACTACCGTGAGACCGCCCCGGCCGCCGCCACCCGCACCATGTTTATTGATGCGCAGGGCGAGGTCGACACCGGCCTTAGCCGCTTTTCCCACCTTTCCGCCGGCGTTCCAGGCACCGTAGATGGCTTGCTACTGGCACTGGAGCGTTATGGATCAATAGACCGAAAGCGCGCGCTGGCCCCGGCAATCAAACTGGCCAGGGAGGGGTTTATCGTACCCCCCCGTTTTACCCAGGGGTTTGAACAATCGAGCAAACGGTTACTGAGTGATGACACCACAGCATCGCTATTTTATAAGAAGGATGGCACCGCCCATCAGCCCGGAGAACGTTTTACCCAGCCCCAGCTGGCCGCCACACTGACGCGCATTGCCGAACAGGGACGAGAGGGATTCTACGCCGGTGAAACCGCGCGCCTGATCAGCCAACAGATGAAACGCCAGGGCGGCTTGATCAGCGCCCAGGACCTGGCCAACTATCGCGCCAAGGTGAGGAAGCCGTTAAAGGGTCGATATCGCGGCTATGAGATCTACTCCATGCCCCCGCCCAGCTCCGGGGGGGTGCACATCATCCAGATGCTCGAACTGCTGGAGCCATACCCGATTGCCGAATTGGGGCACAACTCGGCGCGTACCATCCACCTGATGGCCGAGGCCATGAAGCTCGCCTACGCCGACCGCGCCACCCACCTTGGCGACAGCGACTTCGTTGCCGTGCCGGTCGAGGGGCTCCTCTCGAACACCTATATCGACCGGCGCCGCCAGCTGATCAATAGCGAGCGTGCCACCCCGTCCAGCACCATTCAGGAGGGTAACCCAGCCGCCTACGAAAGCGAGGAGACGACCCATTTCTCGGTGGCTGATCGATTTGGGAACCTGGTATCCAATACCTACACCCTCAATTTCAGCTACGGCTCGGGCATCTCCGTAGCGGGCGCCGGCTTTTTACTCAACAACCAGATGGATGACTTCAGTGCCAAGCCCGGCTCAGCCAATGCTTACGGCCTGACAGGGGCAGACAAAAACAGTATCGCTGCCAACAAGCGCATGCTGAGTTCCATGTCACCCACGATCGTGCGCCACAATAACCGCAACCTGATGGCCACCGGGACCCCCGGAGGGCCTCGCATTATCACCACTACCCTGCAAGTGATCATGAATGTGCTGGACCATGGAATGAACATCCAGGAAGCCGTCAACGCCCCCCGGGTTCACCACCAGTGGCTACCCGACAGTCTGCGGATCGAGTCTGGCATCAGTCCCGACACCCGAGCGCTGCTGACAAGCATGGGTTATCAACTCAGAACCGGCCCTGCCATGGGGGCCAGCCAAAGCATCTACATCGATGAGGCGGGTATCATGCAGGGGGCGGCGGATCCGAGGCGAGATACCTCATCGGCCATGGGACTTTGGCAACCACCCCGGCGGTAA